The genome window TTATTGGTGTTTGCAAGCTTATGCTGATAATAAGAAAACAAGTTTGCACTAATTTGGGAATGTGTAAATTGCAGTCGCCTATGGTATTTGAAGTATTTGGTAACTGTACAACAGTTCTGCTGCATATGATAAATATGGAGGAAGGAGACCAGATTTTAGGCCAGATTTAATCTAAAAAAtgagtggaaatatttttttttggtaaattaagGGTCGATCCCTTCTCAAAGAAGGATTGGTACGATGTCAAGGCACCTGCAATGTTTAATATCCGAAACATTGGGAAGACACTCGTCACCAGGACCCAAGGAACCAGTGAGTATCTAATGTGTTGCGGTAACGCTTtatatctgtttgttttttaagaccaTGCAATGCAGTATAAGTTCTAAGCAGTTCCTGCTTAAACTAATGTGATTTGCAATATTATAGGATAGATAGAcacaaaaaaatgtgttttgaccTCACTGTTTGTTGGGTAGTACTAAGGCTTTTGTTTCCAGTAGACAGAATCGGGTTACTCATACAGAATATGGTTTGGTTCTTGCCCATGCAAGATGAACTAACTGATCTCTATTAGAAGCTATTGGATAATCTGTGGAACTGAAATGCAAAGGAAGACCCAATAAAGATTAGAATTCTGGGGTGGAAATTACTTAGTTATTTAAAAGCATCTGGGGAAAACGACAAAAAATTATTATCTTTTATAGGAGAGGAAGATCTGGAAAGCAGTGATGCAGAAAGATCTTGGGAAAGACATAGTGGGCAGATCTCTATATGTGGGGTTTTATTGTATAGGATAGTGAAATCACTAATTTTTTGGGCAGTGTATGTGCAGAGGCACCCCTAAGTAGAGGGAGGTGGTTCTCTTTCACATGATCAGGTGACATCAAACCTGGAATACTATATTCAGGTAAGGGAACCTTAGTCTCTACTATTCAGAGATGAACAATGGGATCTGGATAAGTGCAACAGAATTATGTAAATGTAGGTATGCAGCTTTACATGTGTTACGGGGTTTAAATATCAAAGAAGTCATGAATTATTTAGCATGGGTGTAATTAGGAGCAATGGAATGAAATTAAGGAAAGGAAAACTTTGGTCTTTTTATGATTCATAAAAGTGAAATCTAGCAGATCATGGAATAATGTCCCCTGGTAACTGTGGACATAGAGAAGCTACTGCACGGTCAGTCGTGCATTGGCAGAGGTATAGCTGTTAAGTGATGTAATGAGACTTGTAATTTGCTCTGCTCCCTAATTTCATTTCTTAATCATTTATGTCTTTAGCTCTTATTTTGCATGTGcatatgtttttttaatatatgttaaAAAAGTAACCTAGTTCTTacatttttatatgtatatttctcTCAAGACACTTTGACCCCAGTTTCTAAAGGTATTGCAGCACTGAGCGCACCAACACCTAAATgccttttttaaatgttggctGAATCTAGATTGAATCTTCAGGCCTGACCATAGAATTTattttttgaattttaaatatGGGGCACAGCATGGTGTCTTTCACTGCTGTGTATTGATGCTTTACTAGTTCATTGACTAACTTTATTACAAAAAACTTCTCTGCAACAGTTGAAGTTAAAGTAAATTTTTGTAGATCTAAACTTACATGAATTTGTGTTCAAGTCTAATGTGGTCTCCTCACTAGAACGTGGGGTTCGGGATCCATGCTTGGTACCGTATTATCGCGGGGGCCATGTTCCCATTgatcccaatttaaatatttaactttGGGATCCATCGCTGCAACCGCGCGATATGTGAATCCGCGCTCTAGCAATGCGCGCTCTAGCGAGGGTCCGCTATATTATAAATTCATATCAAATGAGGGTTCAGAATCTGACTCAGCTAGttcttcttttaatttttaataaaaaaaattcttcatacACATATAGAAATTGCCTCTGATGGACTTAAGGGCCGTGTGTTTGAAGTGAGTCTTGCTGATCTGCAGAATGATGAAGTTGCCTTCCGTAAATTCAAGCTGATTACAGAGGATGTTCAGGGCAAAAACTGTCTGACCAACTTCCATGGAATGGACCTCACCCGTGACAAGATGTGTTCCATGGTCAAAAAATGGCAGGTAAGTGGTAATGATATGTATCTGTGAAGCTGCAAAAATACTACCTTGACAGTAAACTGCCTCTAAAAATTGAGATGAAATAACTTGAACTTTGATACTGTTTGCAGGCTCATCTTTGACTTGGTCAGACCAGCCAGTATTGTATTTGATTATTGATTGGCGTTtgcttattttttctttttgaaaaccaATAAGATAAAGCTTAAGGGTCACATTTTTAAAGACCAGCATCTGCAGCAATTGCTGTTGCCTGCAGAGGCACACAGTTGCAGAAATTGTACACAATACTTCTAGCACATGGACTTCAAGcctaggtttgttttttttcgtttgtttgtttgtttgtttgtttgtttttttaaaaagcaaaacctaTTTCTGAGGCCTTATTTACATTTGTTGTAGTTAGTCAGTTCGTCATTGGCTCCACTGGGGCAGCTACACCATGATTATTTGAAGCAAATCCCTGAGACCTCTGTTATTAGTGAGAAGGGCAGGATTTGGGAAGGCACCTTAAGGAAAGAGAACACCTTGTTGCATGTATCATAGTTACTAGGCTTTCAGATTACACTTAAATACAAACTTTCAATATATAGGATGTAGACATCATCCTTATCCCAAATTTAAGAAGCCACAGAAAATGTCTTTATTCTAATTGGTGGATGTTAGTGTGCTTGTAAAACTAAATAATGGCTGTTGACTAAAAGCAAGGTAGGATTTTACTGGCTCCAAGTTGCCCCTGCTTAtgaggcagagagttggggtgttcAGTAGAAGTCCCAATACAAAAAGAGGGGGGCTGGAAGGGAAAATTGGTATTGGCAACTTGAAAACCACTTGGCAAGGAGAGACTTCCCACTAATAGCAAGGGTGGTGTATTAAATCCCAACCTGGGATGGAGGAGGTGCAGTATAAGAATCAACACCTTTGTGCTCCCTGCTATTATTAGTGTAACTGAATTATCTCTCCTTTACTCAGTCTGCTCATTATTAGGGTGCCAGATGTAAGAAGTGCTGCTGGTGTCATCAGTTAGTGTCCTCCCAAACCGTGTTTAGGAATTGGAAGTGTCAATAACAGTTTAATATTAGGTAGAATTTATAATTTAGGGGCTAACTATTCGCACCTTAATGTTGGGGTCAAGTGACAGCAACACTAGAGTATTTTAAGGAAGGTCTGACACTTTCACTGTGGTGTCTTTCTGTGATGTTAGAAGGGACAAATGTATTCTGTAACTTCTCTTCTAGACAATGATTGAAGCCCATGTTGATGTCAAAACTACCGATGGCTATCTACTGCGCCTCTTTTGCGTAGGTTTTACCAAGAAGCGCAATAACCAGATTCGCAAGACCTCATATGCCCAGCACCAGCAGGTCCGCCAAATTCGCAAGAAGATGATGGAAATCATGACACGGGAGGTGCAGACTAATGACCTGAAAGAAGTTGTCAATAAGCTGTACGTCTTGGTTGTCATTAATCAAGTTTTATCTTAGGAATCAGTTGCCATTCTACTCTGGTTTGATTGAGTTTAAGTGTTGGTTTACAGAGTCACAAAGAGGGTTTAATAGCAATTCATGTATTAACCTAGTTTAAATTTCTGTGAGGACAGTACTatcattgttagcttttttttttttttaagctaacaATGATAGTACTGTGGGCAGTAGTAAGGGAAGAATCTGATTGCTAGAGTATCTGGATGTACTAATTAATATTTGCTAATTTAATAACTTACTATCTTATAAAACAATTTAACAGGAGCCTTAGTCATTTTCATTCTTGGTTGAGGGCTCAACAACTACTTTTGTTGGGGAACcaaatatttaacaaaattaTGGGAAGCGTAACATACTGTTCCCCCTATACATACTCTTACCACCTGCACCACATATGACATCCACCAAACTGTTTGATtatgtaaatctaaaaacagaaTTTGTGAAGAGACTGCATGACACACAGATCTTTCTGCAGACTTCAGCAATGTCTAGTTTTATAAAGACTCCAGTTCTTAACTCACtcataggagtgggtgggtgagattctgtggcctgcgttgtgcaggagatcagactagaggatcataatggtctcttctgtccttaaagtctatgagggaAGGTAGGGTGGACTACTGTTGAGAATATTAAATACTGAATAATTtgaactttatatatatatattgatcaGGAAGTTGATTATCACTTGAAAATCTAATACTGAAAACCTTTGATTATTTTCAGGATCCCAGACAGCATTGGCAAAGACATAGAAAAAGCTTGTCAATCCATCTACCCTCTTCATGATGTATATGTCCGCAAAGTGAAGATGCTTAAGAAGCCCAAGTTTGAATGTAAGTTCATTTCTGCTTAAATGTGGAGTTTAACTGAGTGGTAGGCTAAGTTAAAGCAATATTTTCAAAGCATGTGTTCGGTGATTTTGGAACTGAGGGAGCCTTCTGAAGGCAGCATTGTATGTTTAAATGCTTAAAACAGATAAATGGCTTATCCTAACAGTCTGAGACTTCAGTAACAAATCTGAATTCCTGTAAAtgatatttcattttggaatatttttgttCTTGCTTTAAGAACCCAAATACAAATGCCGAAAAGAAGCAACTAAATGTTGGATGGTTTTGGTTTGGGAATGAATGATGACAACATGTTTCGGTCCCATATGACACTGAATGATTATACTCTTTCCCACTTTCTGACATTCCCATGTAATGCAGGACTGAGTTATTAATGGCATCTTTGAAAGACTTTATTTAATTACACAAAACTCTCATACATTTCACTATTTGCTTTCATGTCTTTGTCTAAATACAAAAGTTAAGTAACGCAGTGCAACCTCCTTGTATGGGCACTCTTAAATGGGCAAGTCTTATTGATTTAGCCGTGGTACAATTTTGATGTATAGAAATGGCCTATTTAAATGATATGGACACTTAACTTGTCTCGCAGTGTGTAGATGACGGGGAAGGTAACACAAAAAATACTCAATTCTTAACAATTGCAATATTGTGCTTTTTTAGTGGGCAAGCTGATGGAACTGCACGGTGAAGGTGGTGGCACTGGAAAACCTTCTGGGGATGAGACAGGCGCTAAAGTAGAGCGAGCCGATGGATATGAGCCCCCTGTGCAAGAGTCTGTCTAGAATCAAAAAtggatgcaaaaaataaaaaattttaataTACAGCAGTAGTAGTATTTGGTTTCATGCAATGATACTAGACACTTACACCATATGTGGTATAAGATACTGGACACTTATACCTATTACCCTGATTAAGTGTGCCACTTACTGCTGTTGCTTCATGTGCTAAAGATGTGAGCTGCTATGGACTCTGACTCTTAATTTATCTCGGTTAGGAGAAAGCAGGTTGGTTGTCCTTTTTAGAAGTTGGTGTTTAAAAGTACTAGGTTGAGTTTCAAAGAATTGAGCATCTAAAACCCAAACCTCTTCTAATGAGTTCCTGAAGTAAGAGGCTTATTTTGTGTCTACATACAGAATATATAGCATTGGTCACATGCACTAACTTACACTTAATAGTACCTTTCTTCTCAAAGCAGTCTGAAATAGCACCCAGCCACCTGGTGCacagtggggtggctgggggaggaaggaggaaatgTTGTTGTCCAAGGACTTGAATTTCCATGGAGTCTTTAAAGGTTTACACAGAGTAGATGGCACTCTTGTTTAAGGTCTTATTTAGATTCTAAAATTTATCCTTTTGGTGATATCTTACTTTATGGTAACTTTTTCCAATACGCAATTTTGATGTCTGATGCCCAAAATGCGTGTTAACGCAACTATTTTATTGTGGAAACATACTCTTAATCGAAATTTAACCTGTTTTCAAAGGAATAGTGTACAAAGAAGATTTCTCACTTTATCTCATTACAAGAAACAGTACTAGTTGCAATGTAAGTTCACAAATACAGTACCATACAATATAGTTCCCATTATATGAAATAAATTTGAAGCAGAAATACTTTAATAAGACACAAATAAACTTCCAAACTCCACAAATGAACCTTAAACCTATATTCattccactcttttttttttttttgttctttagtGATGTAGTGATACTATTTTAGCTTTTTCTAGCAATAGGTATATGTAAAGGCTCTGAAATGATTTCTTAAGAGCTCTTCCAAATCCTTCAGTCTTATACTATTATCTGGACAATGTGCTCTGAATTCCAGTACTTTGTTTTAAACAGTCTAATTGACTGATAGCAGTAGCACACCAAAAATAACTCCTTCAATGAGGCTGGGTTTTTCCCTAGTGAAATGAGTCTACAAGTTATGTAATTAATATAACTGTAAGCAGCTTTGACTGAAAGTTGGGAGGGGGACAGGCTTGTTAGGTTTGATTTACCAATCTTgtgttccagttttttttttttttttaaatttgaagatCATGTAGTTGTGTTTGGAAGACTAGACTACCAATTTCTTAATATGCAAGATGCTAAACTTGAACTATTGTCCTTCAGTGTGACCATATAAATATCCACAtattagctaaaaaaaaaaaaaaatgctgtatcTCTTCTGTTTACAATAGTCTTCATGTTAATCTGGTTTAATCTTTAGCTctatttataaaacattttaaattaaaatcaaacCCATATATGTTTACCACCAACTTGATAAtgcaaaattacattaaaaaccaAGTGGAATTGACACAATCGCCCACTATCGGGCTCAGTGGTGAGGCATGTGCTTCTGGTTTTTGTTCCTAGCTGCTTATGATCCTATTGGGAAAACTAATGCAAGTGACTTGTTGGCAGAGGGACATGCTGTGTTTTCAAAGGGGAAGGAAAGTGGCTCAAAAGACCCTGTAAGAAAGTTCAAGAATAACCACTTGTGATAGCCTGATAATTATGTAAATGATTCTGAGGCAAATATGTCCAAGAGGAAGAGGTGGAACTCTTTCTTGGGAACTCAACACCTGCATAGAGGGTGTTAGATACCTTTGCCATTGGGATTATAGTAAGTCTAAATCTCATATCCTAGTTGACCGTGCCAACTGTCTCTAGGAGGCAGTGTGGTTTAGTGGACAGAAAAATAGATTGGGACtcgggacacctgggttctattcttagtTCAGCTCTGGGCTGCTAGGTGACCTCAGAtaggtcacttcacctctgtgcttccattttcccatctgtaaaatggggataatgatgcttaactcctttaaagtgctgtgtggaaAAGTGCTAAATAAGAGCTGGGTGGTATTCTGCATTAAGGTATAAAAAATGAGTTGCATTAATTGGGGTAAGTCACTATCCCCTCCTTATTACCCCACAGTTGTCTATTCTGATAATTCACATCTAATTCTGATGTTCTGTACAATACCTTTCTAATGACCAGATTTTATACTGTTCTCATATACAATGATTGAGTATTCCTGACTTTGATATACACTTAAACTTACACCAGAAATAATCAAATGTGTTCTAATTCTCCCCTGTTTTGGCTCAAGAGTGAGTGGATACTTACTGTGAAGTGCCCTATTTTGATTACGCTTGAGTTGATAAAATAATCACTTGTTGGCATGTTATAGGAGTTAAGAGTAAGGTGGGGTTTTTTCCCAGTTAATCATAATACTCCCATTTTGTCAATTGACCTATTTGCTATGTGGGTATAGTTAAACAATTATGAAAGTGGCTCAAAGTAGGGTTTGTCTTTTTTACAATAAGACTTGTTACTGATTCATAACACATTCTGTACATTTGAGTTTAACTGACCTCTAGGAATTCCAAAATACTTGAGTACGTGAACATTGTTGAATTTATGCTGCTTACTTTGGCTTTTCTGCTGATGGGTCCAAGATCAGTTTGTCCTAAAGTAAGCATTGTAGGTGCTATTGCATTTAGAGAAAGCCCAATGCTGGATTTGGCAGACACTAAACAAATGCAGATTTTGGGTGAAAAGTAGATTTTCCTCATAGACCTAGTGTGCTATGGAGGCCATGCTACACAGGTGTTAACATCCAGTTATGGAAACCAATAAAGTAACATAAGCAGAGaatctaaggccaggtctacactataaatttATATTAATATAGCTAGTCAGACCTGCATGAGGTTTTTGCACAACCTAAATACAGTCATTGATAAATTAGCACTCTTACATCTCTAAAATCTGTACAAACATTAGACCAAACTTAATTCCTGCTGTAATTCTAAAGAAGTGACTGGAGGATTGACACAAGaattaattt of Natator depressus isolate rNatDep1 chromosome 4, rNatDep2.hap1, whole genome shotgun sequence contains these proteins:
- the RPS3A gene encoding small ribosomal subunit protein eS1 — translated: MAVGKNKRLTKGGKKGAKKKVVDPFSKKDWYDVKAPAMFNIRNIGKTLVTRTQGTKIASDGLKGRVFEVSLADLQNDEVAFRKFKLITEDVQGKNCLTNFHGMDLTRDKMCSMVKKWQTMIEAHVDVKTTDGYLLRLFCVGFTKKRNNQIRKTSYAQHQQVRQIRKKMMEIMTREVQTNDLKEVVNKLIPDSIGKDIEKACQSIYPLHDVYVRKVKMLKKPKFELGKLMELHGEGGGTGKPSGDETGAKVERADGYEPPVQESV